One Pseudomonadales bacterium genomic window, GTCGGTCACGCTAGCAGCTAATTTGGATAAAAGCTGGTGCATCAGCGCTGGCTGATCATATGCCATCGCTTTTGCCATACGAAAGTCTTTACTGGAACCACCCTCAACCATATAAGTAGCTAATGTCCAAGGGCTACCGGAAAAGCCAATCAGCGGCACACTGCCGTTAAGTGCTTTACGAATAGTGGTAACCGCGCGCATAACATAATCCAAATGGTCATCGGCTGTAATCTCTTCTAACTGATCTAAATCCTGCTGCGAGCGAATTGTGCGAGTGAATTTTGGCCCCTCACCGGTTTCAAAATAAAGGCCCAAGCCCATGGCATCCGGAATCGTAAGAATATCGGAGAATAAAATAGCGGCATCCAAGGGGTATCGATCAAGCGGCTGCAGCGTTACTTCACAAGCCAACTCTGCATTTTTGCACAAGCTCATAAAATCACCTGCCTGTGCTCTGGTAGCCCGGTACTCAGGTAAATATCGACCTGCCTGACGCATCATCCATACCGGCGTTTGATCAACCGGCTGCCTCAGTAAAGCACGCAGAAATCGGTCATTCTTCAATTCAGACATAATATTTATCCATTTAAAGTCAATAAAAAAGCCCACGTGTGTGGGCTTTAAAAATCAAACGTTTGCTCAGAGTTCTAAGTAGTCGAGGATGCCGTCTGCGGCCTCGCGACCTTCCCATATTGCCGTTACCACCAAGTCAGAACCGCGCACCATATCACCGCCGGCAAAAACTTTAGGGTTGGTGGTTTGAAACTTGAAAGCTTGCTGTTCTGGCGCAATTACGCCATTCCAGCTATTCAGCTGTATATCAAAGTCAGCAAACCACGGTGCTGGGCTCGGCTGAAAGCCAAAAGCAATAACAACCGCGTCACAATCTAACACTTGCTCAGAGCCAGGAATTGGCTCAGGACGCCGGCGACCATTTTCATCAGCTTCGCCGAGCGCTGTTTCAACGACTTTTATCCCAGTAACGCCGTTTTCGTCACCAACAATCTCAATAGGTTGACGATTGAATAAAAACTCAACCCCTTCTTCTTTGGCGTTTTGCACCTCACGAATAGAGCCTGGCATATTGGCTTCGTCACGGCGATAGGCACACGTGACAGAGGCTGCACCCTGGCGCACTGCGGTGCGATTACAATCCATCGCGGTATCACCACCGCCAAGAACAACCACGCGCTTACCCTGCAGACTCACAAAATCCGCTGGGTTCGATTCAAAACCTAGGTTACGATTAACGTTCGAAATTAAATAAGGCAAGGCCTCATACACACCTGGCATGTCTTCACCCGGGAATCCACCTTTCATATAGGTGTATGTTCCCATGCCTAAGAAAACAGCGTCATAATCGCTTAATAAAGTATCAAAAGCGATATCATTGCCGATAGTCGTATTCAGCTTGAATTCAATGCCCATGCCTTCAAAGACTTCACGGCGCAGCTGCATCACTGACTTCTCGAGCTTAAACTCAGGAATGCCAAAGGTCAGCAAACCACCAATTTCGGGATGCGAGTCGAATACGGTTACTGCAACACCAGCACGGGCTAAAATATCAGCACAACCAAGACCTGCAGGCCCGGCACCAATAATCGCAACTTTTTTACCACTACTCACGACATCTGACATATCAGGGCGCCAGCCAAGCGATAAGGCGGTATCGGTAATGTATTTCTCTACATTACCTATGGTGACGGCACCAAAACCATCATTCAAAGTGCATGCACCCTCACACAGGCGATCTTGTGGGCAAACTCGGCCACAAACCTCTGGTAAAGAATTCGTTTGGTGGCTTAGCTCAACCGCCTCCATGATATTGCCTTCACTGGCAAGTTTCAGCCAGTTAGGAATATAGTTATGAACCGGGCACTTCCACTCACAGTATGGATTACCGCAGGCTAAGCAGCGATGAGATTGCGAAGCCGCTTGCTCTTTCTTAAATGGCTCGTAGATTTCAACAAACTGTTTTTTACGGCTTTGCGCCGCTTTTTTTGTTGGATCTTGGCGATCTACATCTAAAAATTGAAAGTTGTTATTTAAACGCTGTGTCATACTTAAACACTCTTTTAAAACACCGCTTATGCTGCAGCCTTGCTGATGTTATTCATTAACTGTTTAAGGCTTGCCGCCTTAGGTTTAACCAGCCAAAACTTATTAATAAAATCATCGAAGTTATCAAGAATTTCTTGACCCCAAACGCTATTGGTTTCGGCAACAAAATCACTGATCAAGGCGTTTAAGTGATTTCTGTATGGCCCTAGATTTTCTTGGGTAATGCGCGTCAGCTCGACCAACTCATGATTATACTTATCCACAAAGGTCTTATCTTGATCTAACACATAAGCTAAACCGCCTGTCATACCAGCGCCGAAGTTATAACCCGTGCTGCCTAAAACAGCAACCACACCGCCGGTCATATATTCGCAGCAATGATCTCCAGCACTCTCCACAACAGCAGTTGCACCTGAGTTCCTAACGGCGAAGCGTTCTCCGGCACCACCGGAAGCAAACAGCTGCCCACCCGTAGCGCCGTATAGACAGGTATTACCAACAATAGCTACATCCTTGGCGACAAACTCACTGTTTTGTGGCGGGTATAGAACCAGCTTACCGCCAGCCATACCTTTACCCACATAGTCATTAGCATCACCCTCAACATACATATGCAAACCGCCAGCATTGAAGACACCAAAACTTTGACCAGCAGTGCCGGCGAAATTAAAACGAACAGGTGCATCTTCCATGCCAAGATTACCGTGGCGTAAAGCTATCTCCCCAGAAACCCGAGCGCCAATCGAACGATCACAATTGGTTATTGAGAAGTTATATTCGCCACCAGATTTATCAGTAATAGCGCTTAAGCTATCAGAGACCATAGTTTCAGCTAAAACACCTTGGTCATAAGGGTCGTTAGACTCAACCTGACAATATTGCGGCAGATTAGGTTCTATGTGGTCATTATAAAGAATCGGCGACAAATCTAGCTTAGCTTGCTTAGCAGTATCGCCGGACAGCACTTCTAACAAATCAACGCGACCAATCAAATCTTTGAGTGAAGCAACACCTAAACTGGCCATAATCTCACGCGTTTCTTCGGCGACAAAGCGGAAGAAATTGGTCACCATATCCACAGTACCGACAAAATGATCATCACGAAGTTTGTCATTTTGAGTCGCAACACCGGTAGCACAGTTATTCAAGTGGCAAATGCGTAAGTATTTACAACCGAGAGCAACCATAGGTGCAGTGCCAAAGCCGAAGCTTTCGGCGCCAAGAATGGCTGCCTTAATCACATCTAAGCCAGTTTTCATGCCGCCATCAGCTTGAACTCGGACTTTATCGCGCAAACCATTTACGCGTAAGGCTTGTTGTGCTTCAGATAAACCAAGCTCCCAAGGTGAGCCAGCATGACGAATTGAGGTTAGCGGGCTTGCAGCTGTGCCGCCATCGTAACCAGAAATAGTAATCAAGTCCGCATAAGCTTTAGCAACGCCCGCAGCAATGGTGCCGACTCCGGGCTCGGAAACGAGTTTCACTGAAACCTGTGCGCGAGGGTTTACTTGCTTCAAGTCGAAAATAAGCTGCGCTAAATCTTCAATCGAATAAATATCGTGATGCGGCGGCGGTGAAATGAGCGTGACCCCAGGTACAGAATAACGCAATCTTGCGATTAAGGGATTTACTTTACCGCCAGGCAGCTGCCCGCCTTCACCAGGCTTGGCACCCTGCGCTACCTTAATTTGCAACACATCGGCATTGACTAAATAGTGCGGTGTTACACCAAACCGGCCAGAGGCGATTTGTTTAATACGCGAGACTCGCTCAGTGCCATAGCGAGCCGGATCTTCGCCACCCTCACCAGAATTAGAACGTGCGCCTAAACGATTCATAGCAGTCGCCAAGGCTTCATGCGCCTCAGGCGAAAGCGCTCCAAGTGACATACCTGCCGAGTCGAAATTCGACACAATCGCGTCAATGCTTTCAACTTCATCAATGGCGATGGGGTCTACCGTTTTTAGCGCCAATAAGTCACGAATACTGGATACTGGACGCTCGTTTACCAAACTGGCGTAGGCTTTAAAGTCCGCATAGTCACCCGACTTAACCGCTTTCTGCAAAGCCTGAACGACATCAGGGTTATATGCGTGATACTCACCGCCATGAACATATTTCAACAAGCCGCCTTGCTGAATGGTTTTACGCTTATTCCAAGCAATTTTCGACAAGATAATTTGATCATCTTGCAGATCATCAAAGCCAGAGCCCTGAATTCTGCTCTGCACGCCTTTAAAACAGAGGTCAACAACCTGACTCGATAGACCCACCGCTTCAAAAAGCTGCGCTCCGCGATAGCTGGCAATGGTTGAGATACCCATTTTTGATAGAATTTTCAGCAAACCCTTATTCATGCCTTTGCGATAGTTATCGTAGGCAGCATCAGGCTCGCCTAACAACTCTCCTTTTGCGATTAGATCGTATAGCACCGCGTAGCTTAAATAAGGATAGATCGCTGTCGCACCAAAACCTAACAACACTGCCATTTGGTGTGAATCACGTGCAGAAGCAGTCTCTACCACAATATTACAGTCGCAGCGCAAGCCAGCCGAAATAAGATAGTGGTGCACAGCACCGGTAGCCATAGCGGCCGGCACAACGACTTTACCTGCTGTAACATCCCGATCTGACAAAACGACAATCACCGTGCCATTGCGTACTAGCTTAGCAGCTTGCTGACAAATAGCATGAATCGCAGACTCAAGGTCGCTGCTGGCTGGATCATAACTTAAGCTTACTTTTGATGCCGCGAACGCACTGTCTGTCAGTGATAGCAAGGTATCAAATTTCGTTTTTGAAAGTATGGGCGAGCTTAAAATCACCCGATGCGCATGATCAGGAGTTTGCTCAAATACATTTTTCTCAGCACCAATGCATGTCTCTAAAGACATCACGATGGTTTCACGCAGTGGATCAATCGGTGGATTGGTAACTTGCGCGAATTGCTGCCTGAAATAATCGTACACACTACGCTGCTGCTGAGATAAAACCGCCATTGGCGTATCGTCACCCATTGAGCCAACGGCTTCTTGACCACCCTCTGCAACAGGGCGAAGTACCTGATCCCGCTCTTCAAAAGAGACCTGAAACTGCTTCATAAATGCCGACAGCGTATCGTCATCCATGGTTTCATGGGAGACCGCACCAGAAAGCACCGTCTCAATCCGCACAGCTTTCTCGCGTAACCACTGTTTATAAGGTTTAGCTGTTTTAAGGCGTTGATCGATATCTTCAGTCAGCAATAACTCGCCGGTTTCAGTATCTACCGATAAGATTTGCCCGGGGCCGATACGGCCTTTAGTCACTACATCAGAAGGCTGATAGCTGTATGAGCCGATTTCTGAGGCTACGGTGATAAAACCTTCTTTAGTGATAACATATCGAGATGGGCGAAGGCCGTTCCGGTCGAGCATACAGACAGCTTTTCGACCATCGGTCATCACCAAGCCCGCTGGGCCATCCCAAGGCTCCATATGCATAGAGTTATATTCATAGAACGCCTTTAAATCAGCATCCATAGTGTCGATATTTTGCCATGCGGGCGGCACCAGCATTCGAACAGCACGGTATAAATCCATACCACCAGTAAGCAGAACCTCGAACATATTATCCAATGACGATGAATCGGAACCGGTGCGATTAACTAATGGAGCTAGCTCATCAAGATTATCAAGCTGTGCCGACTGAAATTTAGAAGCACGTGCATCAGACCAGTTTCTATTGCCCATCACGGTATTGATTTCACCGTTGTGTGCTAAGTAACGGAAAGGCTGTGCCAGCGGCCATTTTGGCAGTGTATTTGTAGAAAAGCGTTGGTGAAATACACAAATAGCGGTCTCAAGCCGCGGATCTGCTAAGTCTTGATAAAAGGCTGGCAAATCCACTGGCATCACCAAACCTTTATAAGAAATCACCTCTGCAGACAGTGAAGCAACGTAAAAATCTTCTTCCGATGCTAAGGCCAATTCTGCCTTTCTACGCGCGACAAAGAGCGCGGTTGCGGACTCTGCCGCTGTCTTACCGGAGAGATCAATAAATACATGCTGAATACTCGGCAAGCTTTCGAGTGCGATTGGGCCACAAACACTGCTATCTACCGGCACCTCGCGCCAGCCCAAGACCTGCAAGCCCGCATTATTCAAGGCAGTATCGACAAGATTTATTGCATCTGACTGACGCTGACTTTCGGTAGGTAAAAATATCGCACCGATCGCATATTGCTGCGGCAGCTCCAGCGATAAATGCTCTTTGGCTATCGCTCGAAAGAAGCTGTCCGGCTTTTGCATCAGAATGCCGCAGCCATCACCTGTTTTACCATCGGATGCAATACCACCGCGATGGGTCATACAAGTAAGTGATTCTATTGCGGTATTTAACAGCTTATGACTGGGCTCACCTTGCATGTGCGCAATAAGACCAAAGCCACAATTATCTTTAAACTGTTCTGGACTGTACAAACCAGCTTGCATGTCGGAATCTCACAACTATATATATATCAATAACTTAGAAAAAAATTAACGCTTCAAAAAGCACTAAGCTTGAAAAATGGGAGGCTTATTTTACACGCGCTGATGCGTCAGGACAAATTTTTTAGCATTAACAGCTTGATTATATGACAGAAAGTCAAGCAGAAATCTGAGTATATAATCGTAGTGAAGTCTTTACGACAATAATTACCCGATATTGTCCACGATGACTTGATGCATCAATTCAGCATCATAGTCATCAGATATAAATGCATTACCCAATTCACGTATTAATACGAGCCTAATAGCACCATGGATATTCTTTTTATCGACCGCCATAACGGATAAAAAGGCCTCAAGCGAAGAATCAGCGGGCGCCAATAATGGCAGTGCTGCTCGCTGCAGTAGTTTTTTTGCTCTTTCTAAAATGGCTGGCTTAATCATGCCCATTCTTAC contains:
- a CDS encoding FAD-dependent oxidoreductase, producing MTQRLNNNFQFLDVDRQDPTKKAAQSRKKQFVEIYEPFKKEQAASQSHRCLACGNPYCEWKCPVHNYIPNWLKLASEGNIMEAVELSHQTNSLPEVCGRVCPQDRLCEGACTLNDGFGAVTIGNVEKYITDTALSLGWRPDMSDVVSSGKKVAIIGAGPAGLGCADILARAGVAVTVFDSHPEIGGLLTFGIPEFKLEKSVMQLRREVFEGMGIEFKLNTTIGNDIAFDTLLSDYDAVFLGMGTYTYMKGGFPGEDMPGVYEALPYLISNVNRNLGFESNPADFVSLQGKRVVVLGGGDTAMDCNRTAVRQGAASVTCAYRRDEANMPGSIREVQNAKEEGVEFLFNRQPIEIVGDENGVTGIKVVETALGEADENGRRRPEPIPGSEQVLDCDAVVIAFGFQPSPAPWFADFDIQLNSWNGVIAPEQQAFKFQTTNPKVFAGGDMVRGSDLVVTAIWEGREAADGILDYLEL
- the hemE gene encoding uroporphyrinogen decarboxylase, with translation MSELKNDRFLRALLRQPVDQTPVWMMRQAGRYLPEYRATRAQAGDFMSLCKNAELACEVTLQPLDRYPLDAAILFSDILTIPDAMGLGLYFETGEGPKFTRTIRSQQDLDQLEEITADDHLDYVMRAVTTIRKALNGSVPLIGFSGSPWTLATYMVEGGSSKDFRMAKAMAYDQPALMHQLLSKLAASVTDYLNAQIRAGAQAVQIFDTWGGTLTGPAYQAFSLDYMQQIVNGLIKEHEGREVPCILFTKNGGQWLELMAATGAHALGLDWTTDIANAKQRVGDQVALQGNMDPTMLYASPTAIRNEVKRILSAFGSGSGHVFNLGHGITPDVSPENAGVFIEAVGEFSRR
- the gltB gene encoding glutamate synthase large subunit, with product MQAGLYSPEQFKDNCGFGLIAHMQGEPSHKLLNTAIESLTCMTHRGGIASDGKTGDGCGILMQKPDSFFRAIAKEHLSLELPQQYAIGAIFLPTESQRQSDAINLVDTALNNAGLQVLGWREVPVDSSVCGPIALESLPSIQHVFIDLSGKTAAESATALFVARRKAELALASEEDFYVASLSAEVISYKGLVMPVDLPAFYQDLADPRLETAICVFHQRFSTNTLPKWPLAQPFRYLAHNGEINTVMGNRNWSDARASKFQSAQLDNLDELAPLVNRTGSDSSSLDNMFEVLLTGGMDLYRAVRMLVPPAWQNIDTMDADLKAFYEYNSMHMEPWDGPAGLVMTDGRKAVCMLDRNGLRPSRYVITKEGFITVASEIGSYSYQPSDVVTKGRIGPGQILSVDTETGELLLTEDIDQRLKTAKPYKQWLREKAVRIETVLSGAVSHETMDDDTLSAFMKQFQVSFEERDQVLRPVAEGGQEAVGSMGDDTPMAVLSQQQRSVYDYFRQQFAQVTNPPIDPLRETIVMSLETCIGAEKNVFEQTPDHAHRVILSSPILSKTKFDTLLSLTDSAFAASKVSLSYDPASSDLESAIHAICQQAAKLVRNGTVIVVLSDRDVTAGKVVVPAAMATGAVHHYLISAGLRCDCNIVVETASARDSHQMAVLLGFGATAIYPYLSYAVLYDLIAKGELLGEPDAAYDNYRKGMNKGLLKILSKMGISTIASYRGAQLFEAVGLSSQVVDLCFKGVQSRIQGSGFDDLQDDQIILSKIAWNKRKTIQQGGLLKYVHGGEYHAYNPDVVQALQKAVKSGDYADFKAYASLVNERPVSSIRDLLALKTVDPIAIDEVESIDAIVSNFDSAGMSLGALSPEAHEALATAMNRLGARSNSGEGGEDPARYGTERVSRIKQIASGRFGVTPHYLVNADVLQIKVAQGAKPGEGGQLPGGKVNPLIARLRYSVPGVTLISPPPHHDIYSIEDLAQLIFDLKQVNPRAQVSVKLVSEPGVGTIAAGVAKAYADLITISGYDGGTAASPLTSIRHAGSPWELGLSEAQQALRVNGLRDKVRVQADGGMKTGLDVIKAAILGAESFGFGTAPMVALGCKYLRICHLNNCATGVATQNDKLRDDHFVGTVDMVTNFFRFVAEETREIMASLGVASLKDLIGRVDLLEVLSGDTAKQAKLDLSPILYNDHIEPNLPQYCQVESNDPYDQGVLAETMVSDSLSAITDKSGGEYNFSITNCDRSIGARVSGEIALRHGNLGMEDAPVRFNFAGTAGQSFGVFNAGGLHMYVEGDANDYVGKGMAGGKLVLYPPQNSEFVAKDVAIVGNTCLYGATGGQLFASGGAGERFAVRNSGATAVVESAGDHCCEYMTGGVVAVLGSTGYNFGAGMTGGLAYVLDQDKTFVDKYNHELVELTRITQENLGPYRNHLNALISDFVAETNSVWGQEILDNFDDFINKFWLVKPKAASLKQLMNNISKAAA